One Nostoc punctiforme PCC 73102 DNA window includes the following coding sequences:
- a CDS encoding glycosyltransferase family 4 protein produces the protein MYHKLLFMSTPMGAIGSGLGGGVELTLSNIATEMLRRGHKLEIVTPQGSISNSLPIKEIPGELIQIPAQNQSRSDPIVLHKNSVLANMWDYARQVQADYDLIVNFAYDWLPLYLTPFFNCPIAHLISMGSLTDVMDQIIEQIAINFPNTIGVHSQTQAATFTFAKRCICLLNGLDLSIYQFCPKPTQNLAWVGRISPEKGLEDAVAAAEITGIPLKIFGFKQDISYWEKICQEYPNAPIEYVGFLPTVELQKELGKCRSLLVTPRWIEAFGNVAIEALACGVPLIAYRRGGLTEIVQEGKTGFLVEPDSVQGLVEAIKHLDEIDRQTCRQQAETLYSLEAMGDRTEEWFQKILRN, from the coding sequence ATGTACCATAAATTATTATTTATGTCTACCCCAATGGGTGCTATAGGTTCAGGATTGGGAGGTGGAGTAGAGTTAACCCTATCTAATATTGCTACAGAGATGCTCCGGCGAGGACATAAATTAGAAATTGTTACACCGCAAGGATCTATCAGCAATTCATTACCTATTAAAGAAATTCCCGGAGAACTAATACAGATACCAGCGCAAAATCAAAGTCGTAGCGATCCGATTGTGCTGCATAAAAATTCTGTTTTAGCGAATATGTGGGATTATGCTCGTCAAGTACAAGCAGATTATGATTTGATTGTGAATTTTGCTTATGATTGGCTACCACTGTATTTAACACCATTTTTTAATTGTCCGATCGCACATCTGATCAGTATGGGTTCTTTAACAGATGTTATGGATCAGATTATTGAACAAATAGCAATCAATTTTCCGAATACTATTGGTGTTCACAGTCAAACACAGGCAGCTACTTTCACATTTGCAAAGCGGTGTATTTGTCTGCTAAACGGTTTGGATTTATCTATTTATCAATTTTGCCCAAAACCAACTCAGAACTTGGCATGGGTAGGTAGAATATCTCCTGAAAAAGGGCTAGAAGATGCAGTAGCAGCAGCAGAAATCACTGGTATTCCGTTGAAAATATTTGGGTTTAAACAGGATATATCTTACTGGGAAAAAATTTGCCAAGAATACCCTAATGCTCCCATCGAATATGTAGGTTTTTTACCAACGGTTGAGCTACAAAAAGAGTTGGGTAAATGTCGATCTCTTTTAGTAACTCCTCGTTGGATAGAAGCATTTGGAAATGTAGCAATAGAGGCGCTTGCTTGTGGAGTACCTTTAATTGCTTATCGTCGGGGTGGTTTAACAGAAATTGTCCAAGAAGGCAAAACTGGTTTTTTGGTGGAACCTGATAGTGTTCAAGGTTTAGTAGAAGCGATTAAGCATTTGGATGAAATTGACCGACAAACTTGTCGCCAGCAAGCAGAAACTCTATATTCTTTAGAAGCTATGGGCGATCGCACCGAAGAGTGGTTTCAAAAAATTCTGAGAAACTGA